CTGAAGGAGTACCGGCAATACTTACGTTCAGTCCAACAGATTCCACCGTGTAATTCCCGTACTGATAGATGATGCATTCTGCTTTTTCCAAGTACCTTTCCTTCGTTTCCGACTCCCACCAGTCCACCAGATTTCCCTCCTTATCGAACTGCCTACCCTGGTCATCAAACCCATGGGTTATCTCGTGGCCAATAACGAAACCAATTGCACCGTAGTTCATGTACCGGGGGCGATCGTTATTGAAGAAAGCTCCCTGCAGGATACCAGCCGGAAATTCTGTGGGGAAGAACCAGAACCATGTGTCTCAATGTTTATGAGTGCGAATGACCATGGTAATTGTAGTCTTTGTTTATGATACTCACGAATACTATTTTCAATCGAAGAATAGAATGCGTTGACAATCGCTGGACGGCCATGGCTGACCCAGTCACTTTTGTTTACTGGTTTTCTTAGCCTTTCGAAGGAATATTCGGTTCCAAAAAGAGTCAGATTAAGGATGCTGCCCATGTAATCATTGGGGCTGAGCTCCAGACCGTCATAGAATTCCTCGAGTTTCTTATCGTCGAGAAGCTCGTCCGGGTAAGCGATGTGAGTTGCCATTGACGCAGCTTTTTCCAGGGCAGCCTTTCTCGTTTTCTCATCCATCCAGTCGACCTGAAACAGCGAGGAAAAGATGGCTTATTATAAGATTCTGCAGCAGATTCGATCAGGGACTGTGGTCAGATGTGAACCAACCTTTTCAAGGATCTTTGTGAACTCGTGCCTAATATCAGCGACCATTTCAACCGCATTCTTCTTTGCGTCTTCCTTAAAGTACTTCCTCACGTAAAGAGCACCAGTACTGCCGGCCAAGCTGCTCGAAACGATGTCTACACACTCCTTCCACCTTGCTTCTCTTTCCGTCTTACCACTCAGTGCCGTGGAGTAGTCTAACTGTCTATTCCTGATGAGTTCATTCAGGTAACTGACGGAAGCTCCCGTGGCTCTCCAAATTACATAATTTGCCTGAACTCTTTTCGGGGTAACCGTCATGAGCGTTTCGAGGTCGCTGATGTAGCTGGGCACGTTTACGATTACGATCTCGTCGTCATCGACGTGTACTCTGCCCGCCATCAAGGTGTTGATGTAAACCTTCCAATCTACGCTGGGGTAATTCTTTTTCAGTTCTGCTACTGTCATGGGGTTGTAGAGGAGAGTAGCGTTTCGACGTTTCTCGTTAGGCAGCGAAATCTGAAAGTCACAATAGATATTATGTGATTTTTGCTTTTATCATACTTCACGCCGAAAGGCGTTCTGTTTCAGTTCAATATAGATTTATTATACTCACATTTGCCAACTTGATTTCGAATTCTAGGGAATCGGACAGTTCCCGTCTTGCTCTGTCTTCATCGGCTCCTAGGATCACCGCTATGTCAACCATGTACTCGAAGTAAGCCTTGACTATTTTGTCTTCTGGACCTTTGGATAAATATTCACGAGATAGACCCAGCGAGGCTTGATCAAACTGTGGATGGTAAAGGAATTCTAGTTTACCGATGTAACAGTCCCATTTGAGATATAAGAGTTATTCGTCAAGCTTTACTCACGTCAATTATACGTTTAGTGCTGTTCTTTAAATCGACGCCGATACTGAAGTCGAGAAAGTAATCCACCGAGTAGCCGATTTTTCGAAACCTGTAAACACTATCCACCCAATTGAAGTCGTTCTCGTTCCAATTGTCTTTCTCGATTACGGGCCAGCCCCCGAGTTGTTTCAGAATTCTGTGAAGTGGTTTCAGGCCCACCTTTTCGATGGCAGCTAAAACGGATTGCTTGATGAGTAAAATTGGAACAATTTTCTCGGTCCTCATTCCTACTTTTACCGAAATGAAGACCTGATATATAACTTAGACCGTGCTTACTTTTGTTCATGCAAGCCTTGTACAAATTCTTCACAAGCCTGAAGGGCTTTGGCTCGTCATCACGAATTGGTTCTTCTATACTCGCCCTCAACTGTTCCTGAAGTTTATCGCTGATTACGGAGAATGTATTGACGCTAGTTTTGTCATCAGGGATTATAGTCGAGGCTTCGAATCCTCCACAAGCAAACTCATAGAAATTATCACAGGGCTCGACCTCTGGGTTCATGTTCTCCAATACTTTGGAAGCTGAAGAATACCATTTGAATCGTGAATCAAATAACCCTCGATTTTGCATATGCTAATTAAAAAGCTAACAGCTGGACGAAATAACTCACCAGTGTGAACGCATTCCGGTGAGAAACATATCATAATTTCGTTCTCATCATCTCCTTTGGTGAATATCGATGGCTCTCTAGACGATGGGTTATATTCCAGGGCTGCTGATGCTGTGGATGGTAGCATCTCTCTGTTAGCGGCcactatttttgtttcaagtcATAAGGTGCAGGCGTAGGTGCAGATGTCGGGTGCAGAaaaagcgtgaaaaaaaatgcaaagcgTGCGTTAGAGATCGTCTCTATTTACAGTCGTATGAGGTGAAAGagtgtagaaacgaaccgacCTAAGTAGAACTCTCTATACTGCTTGCTCCTCTTTAGACACGTAGACTGTGTGCTAATTAAATTCTCAATGAAattactttattattattacttgttACGCTTAGTTCAGATTAGCCATGATTCGATCatctatatgcatatatgaaTAAGCAAATCGgtatgataaataatgataaataatgataaagaTTCCAAAACCAGTTTCTGGTTGGACCTGAATCGCTGCAGCCTAGTTAAAACGTTTTTATTGCGCAGGCCAGCATCATATTGGATATCGTCGCAAATCTTTCAGCAAGTGATAATTAACGGGATGTATTAAATTGCGTCAACTATTCTCATAAAACAAGGATTTTATGGCGTCTTCCTGATCACGCGATCGCGTCTGATGAAACCCGGATATCATTTCCTCTGCTTAAAATGACGGACACCACGTTGAGTTTGATCATTACAGATGGAACATAGGAACACAGGAGTGCCCGGTGTTCACTGCAGTTCATTCAAACGCTTTTCCGGTTTCAATGTCATTTCAGAATTCGACTGTAATCAGGGAACCGCAGCGTTTGGTTATGCAACAGGTACGATTACAAAAtcccacagttatccaaggcTATAAGAATGacacagaaaattgaaaatcctgATTTAccgcgataaaaatttaagagaaGACAAACTACGTACTAAATTTTGGCATTGAAccgaaataagaagaaatgaaaaagagatTGACCAACTTTACTGAACATGGCAAGTAAATTCTGATCAGTTTTTGCTCAACAAATAACATGGCATCATATTATTTAGTAAAAACAGCAAATCCCTTCTCTGCGTACAAAGGACTTCGAAATTCACGTGTCCACATGAGCACTGTTCGGATCTGTCGCGTATGATACTTGGAGTTACGCAAGGAAACAAGTTAGCAGATATTCGCTACGTGGTATCCATATAATGGTCAATTACAACACGCGCTTTCTCAGGCTGTTTATTACGTGACGATGATAGATAAGTATTGGGTATTAATTTGGTGgaaggagtaatttttctccACACGCTTCGCCGGAACGGAAGACTTGATGGAACTCTGAGAGGAGGATTCACAGCATTTGGGTTGGCCAATAC
The genomic region above belongs to Diprion similis isolate iyDipSimi1 chromosome 8, iyDipSimi1.1, whole genome shotgun sequence and contains:
- the LOC124409433 gene encoding neprilysin-2 isoform X2, whose amino-acid sequence is MTTSMKQTVIKNPTWWKRRSAMERGLTIVAVTGVLLCVALAVGLAVVATSTGPCDISASNSASAALEYNPSSREPSIFTKGDDENEIMICFSPECVHTASKVLENMNPEVEPCDNFYEFACGGFEASTIIPDDKTSVNTFSVISDKLQEQLRASIEEPIRDDEPKPFRLVKNLYKACMNKTAIEKVGLKPLHRILKQLGGWPVIEKDNWNENDFNWVDSVYRFRKIGYSVDYFLDFSIGVDLKNSTKRIIDFDQASLGLSREYLSKGPEDKIVKAYFEYMVDIAVILGADEDRARRELSDSLEFEIKLANISLPNEKRRNATLLYNPMTVAELKKNYPSVDWKVYINTLMAGRVHVDDDEIVIVNVPSYISDLETLMTVTPKRVQANYVIWRATGASVSYLNELIRNRQLDYSTALSGKTEREARWKECVDIVSSSLAGSTGALYVRKYFKEDAKKNAVEMVADIRHEFTKILEKVDWMDEKTRKAALEKAASMATHIAYPDELLDDKKLEEFYDGLELSPNDYMGSILNLTLFGTEYSFERLRKPVNKSDWVSHGRPAIVNAFYSSIENSIQFPAGILQGAFFNNDRPRYMNYGAIGFVIGHEITHGFDDQGRQFDKEGNLVDWWESETKERYLEKAECIIYQYGNYTVESVGLNLNGINTQGENIADNGGIKEAYLAYKDWVKRNGPEPKLPGLKYTPEQMFWVSAANTWCSKYRPEAIKLRITTGFHSPGEFRVLGPLSNMKEFAADFNCPIGSAMNPERKCSVW
- the LOC124409433 gene encoding neprilysin-2 isoform X1, encoding MTTSMKQTVIKNPTWWKRRSAMERGLTIVAVTGVLLCVALAVGLAVVATSTGPCDISASNSVAANREMLPSTASAALEYNPSSREPSIFTKGDDENEIMICFSPECVHTASKVLENMNPEVEPCDNFYEFACGGFEASTIIPDDKTSVNTFSVISDKLQEQLRASIEEPIRDDEPKPFRLVKNLYKACMNKTAIEKVGLKPLHRILKQLGGWPVIEKDNWNENDFNWVDSVYRFRKIGYSVDYFLDFSIGVDLKNSTKRIIDFDQASLGLSREYLSKGPEDKIVKAYFEYMVDIAVILGADEDRARRELSDSLEFEIKLANISLPNEKRRNATLLYNPMTVAELKKNYPSVDWKVYINTLMAGRVHVDDDEIVIVNVPSYISDLETLMTVTPKRVQANYVIWRATGASVSYLNELIRNRQLDYSTALSGKTEREARWKECVDIVSSSLAGSTGALYVRKYFKEDAKKNAVEMVADIRHEFTKILEKVDWMDEKTRKAALEKAASMATHIAYPDELLDDKKLEEFYDGLELSPNDYMGSILNLTLFGTEYSFERLRKPVNKSDWVSHGRPAIVNAFYSSIENSIQFPAGILQGAFFNNDRPRYMNYGAIGFVIGHEITHGFDDQGRQFDKEGNLVDWWESETKERYLEKAECIIYQYGNYTVESVGLNLNGINTQGENIADNGGIKEAYLAYKDWVKRNGPEPKLPGLKYTPEQMFWVSAANTWCSKYRPEAIKLRITTGFHSPGEFRVLGPLSNMKEFAADFNCPIGSAMNPERKCSVW